Genomic segment of Malania oleifera isolate guangnan ecotype guangnan chromosome 7, ASM2987363v1, whole genome shotgun sequence:
taaaccaaatttttatgaattaattggaaaatgaaatatgttatgaatatacgtgtatatgtttttgtatgagtttaaaatatcaatcatttaaattatgttttctgagcctagggctattttattagttatgtatatgtgaaaaatggactaatgaaagtgaaatatttttcaagataattatgtaagaaatgaaaggtatatttttacaatataaatgttaaatatagattgatttattttacaagaaatatatatatgaattttactgtaaaATGGCGTGACATGAGTGTCACGACGtctcgggagcgcgtgtgccccgggcggcggaattaaaatcattttaatattttcatggaaaaacatggatatcggagtcgccactaacctttagtgcggttagaacacatgattactaccccgttaggggtagaatcggtctacattaccagagttggggtcgggagttcggttgcgcgaggggaaggtacgagcaccccctacgcgcccgttcttacgaacgatacctaattaatttgagattatccctaagttaatctaataattctttaaattactacTTTTTATGAagttataaatacatgtaaaaaaataaataaataaagataatatatacatatatattccctcagagcttagggtacgtgatgcttgaaggctcataccccccgcaataaaatcatagggatataaatcaagaaaatattttataaaataattgctATAGTGCATATAAGGCCAAATAACGAAAacactaaaaatagtgataataatataaataatgatagaaatgataatattgataaataatactagtaataataatactaatattaggagtaataataataaataccataGTGATAACAACAAtagtaatgatgataataataataataaataacaatagtagtaataataataaataatacaatactgataataatgatcataatagtaataataacaaaaatattaatagtaataataataatatggttaataaacaataataataacaataataacaatagggataatgataacaatattagtaaactaataataataataataataataataataataataataataatatgcatattttaaccataggacacttaccttaatatgaacacacaatcaatacatatagaaacaaaattatcaaaaataaggaaacaatctactcatcaacTTATGGAAACCAAGTAACCCTAAAATCAGGAGATAACTATACAAGGGTAAGCAAAcaaataaattatggaaacagTTTAAAGCTAACACTAATATGTAAATATCTAACAAGACCACTAAATGGGAAATGGtggaaataaatcaaaccaaaaattggtatacaaccctaaaaattaatatgctacataAACATTACCTTTTTAATAATACTATACTAATATtacaatgatgataataataacatacaaattATAACGATATAGatgataataacataaatattctTATAATATGATAACAATTTAAGTAATAATATACAAAAAGTATAATACTAATACAATCCATATAATAACCATGCCAATAATAGACAAACGAtagaatatcaataataatatacaaactatgtaattctaaatactaatataattaatataataataatgctaataataataaaccaactatataataaCATTACTAACACTAATATATAAACAATATGGTAATAATACTAATCAATATAATAACAAACCATATGATCATATTATTAATgataatatacaaacaatataataacattattaataatgatacaCAAACAATATGATattaatactaaaataataatattactaataataatattgttaataataatatcataacattATAGTTGACGATAAAACACAAACAATAAcaatatattaataatagtaataaacagggaataataatattcatatgatcaatatatataatacaaaaaaataaaataaaaagtgcaCTGACaataacatatatacatacatatatacctaATTGACCCGGGATGATGACTGAACACTGGAGCTCATGGAGGCGTGGATGACTGGTCGGGGAGGAGTTGGGTGGCCGTGAGGGCTGTCGGATTGGAGCTGCTGGCCGCTGCTGCTGGTGGCGTGAAGAGAGAGTTTGTGGCGGCGACGGAGACGGCGGTGACGatttggcgactccgctggggaggTGACCAGAGGCGTGGTGCTGCTGCTTCTGGCCGAAGCTGCTATGGCTGGCCTGTCTCTCGGAGTTGGAGGATCTCGTCGGGAATATAGGAGGCCGAAGAAGAAGCTGAGCATGATGACGACGAACAGCGGGAAGCGGCGACGATAGCGCAGTCCACGACCATGCTGGTGTTGCTGTGTCGGTGTGGCTCGCCGGAGTTGCAGTAGGAAGAGGAGGCAAAGGGGTATGGAGCGGAGATGATGAAGTTGGTGGCTCGCGGTTCTGTTGTTGCTACTGCTGGTGTCTTAGCCGGGGCAGGGGATATTGCAGAGGACTGGCCGAGGATGGGGCGGCTGCTGTGGCTGTGTGCtcgagagagagggagaaaaaggGAAGAGAGAGTTGCGAGATAGATGAGGGAGAGTGGGTGGCGGCTAGGTGCAtcaaaaagaggaagaagaagaagacccagaagaataaggaggtttttttttctttttggtttttcccCTGCGGCAGTGCGCTACGGCTGCCCTTGGCTGGAGTGTGTGCAGCGCCTAAGCAAAGgacttttttataaaaattattttgaaaccctaactccctctttcctttttggtttatggtatttttttttttggaaataatatatatgagaataattattaatatggtaataataataataataataataataataataataaggtaaaaataatgataatagcaaaataataataatagtaataacaaaaataaataaataaataataataaaaataataatagtaaaataataataataataataatactaaagaaaataataataataataataataataataataataataataataagattaatgaaaattaataataataataataataagaataaataagataataaaaataataataataataaaataacaataataataataataatagtaataaatatattgggtctgggtaaaaatggggtgtctacaaaataGAAttatgtgtggaattatgttatatgtatgagatgtggtatatataggaaatgaattgaaatgaaaatgttatatgaaatatgctgcatatGAGTGCTAATTCAACCATGGAAccaaaaacagttgaaagatgttgggtagcaaactagcgcatttctatgtgaactaacacaaaaacagctaaagcatgctgggactaacacaaaaacaaccgAAAGACGCTAGGACTAATgcaaaaacagctaaaagatgttaggactaacacaaaaacagctgaaagatactaggtatgaaatgaaatgaaaatgggaatgaaatggaaataaaatatgaaatttgaaCAATGAGAAATGGGAAAAaccacataaagtgaaatgcaatgaaatgtaaAAGATAAAAGCATGAAAAGTTGAGAAATGCATAATAATGgtagacaaaataatgtattatagtagtatcattatttatgctagtagaacatgttacatttggacGGGGCATACCCTTTGCTcgaaggcttgctgagaaagacgagtgctctagttagtatcaggtgtagcaataggctacataacgtactagggaaaagggaaaccacttgtatgggcgagtagatttccctattctcaggagcCTTCGTTGGTAACTTTTGTATGTGTAAGTACGAGATTACTtattcacctgagggcttattgagtaaggtgagtaccctggtatgcttcagttgtgacctttggttgcctaaagtatcagaatagagtggtgctacttgtatgggcgggtaatcatccctatcatttggtttttcttgtgggtaaaatatcttacatgtgattgattaggttcaaaaaatgatttcaaaaatcatgttaagatttgcaaatgttaaatattatattgattataacctcatgttggtcacacgctattttaatatattgtttcttcccttactgagatgtgtctcacccgaatacaaattattttttttcaagacctccacgggatcgagcttagagagctcgatgTTGTTATAGCCTTTTTGGgttaaagaaaagaagaaaaaggatataaacttgataatattttgggatgtataaatttatgttttatattttaagtcttttgGGTTATGAATACTGGAGGTTGttggttatgttttggagatatgtaaatatatgaatacaggtggatgaaaaGTTGAGTTTGGTATATAGATAGAAGTAGAAAATtctggtatattattgatagagaattgtagttatgttttttgCAGCAtaattattaatggaataacACGTACAGGAAAATGAATGACGTGACATCCGAGTCCCACAAGGGAGGTTCAGGGTGCCATAAAGCACGGTTGATCATGTATAACACACTAGACTAGATTTTCAGCTTTGGGGCATTACAGATAAGATGGTCACTGGCTGTGCGTAGTACTggcaaaaaagaagaaaaaccctAGAACAGTGTTgcagtttaaatttgaatttgaatttgaatttgaattttgaatttgaatttgaatttgaatttgaattttaaattttgaatttgaattttaaattgaatttgaatttaaatttaaatggaaGGTTTATAAATAAACTTGTAGCCACATTCTAAAGGTCGGACCCCCACCGACCACCGGCACTCCCTAATGGCAAGCAAGGAATCACAGTTTAATGATGCGAGCTCCTGGACCATAATAGCCAGGATTTTTATTATgtcatatttcttgtttatatatgcttgcttgaCATATTTTTTGTTCTTATGTTATATCATTAGCATGtaagatttaatattttaatttggtTTATGCATATGcaacttaaataataaaattaattcttaagttataaaaacaaaatttaataatttaagggaatttggaattttatttgttgcatgtattttagttaccaatattggaatattaaatttattggaaTATTAAACATGTGCAAATTTGCatccctcatgaattaaataactaagtgggtgagggaatttattatgtataaatctcatggtctccatcactagtttataagtgatgtaattaattttatgagatgatattagtatcttcctctCCATcagatgaaattaattatagactcaccaagtataaactctagtaattgttagtattgggtcaccttTCCATCTGGGAGATTCACTACAGGACAATAAGTCTAGTgttatgtgatggtatacacttagTTATGAATAATAGTATTCTCACCATCTGAGTCAATGctattgtttataggaccaaaGCAAAGTTAGCAGTTTAATTTTTCTTGGCAGAGTcacttgcctagatagtaaaattaataggtcctcacctGTCTATACAAATGTTAAGTAATAGACAACCTCCCGTCGAGGCATATTACTCACGGTGTGCTAGGATGCTGacaaattctttaaaagaaaaatattggtagagggaaccatattcttttaattaaattaaaattttattattactcatcatattttattataatatgtgGTTCTTAGGATTAAAATGGCTTTCAATCCCCTGgctgttattttgaaaaaaaaattaaaaaaaataataaataaataaataaaacaaattggttggacctaattatattgactagaaaaggaacttggatattgtGCTGATTGTTGAGGAGTGCAAGTATGTGCTCACAGAGGTATGTCCACAGAAACCCAATGAAGGGGCAACTGATGAGGAAACCCAAGCTTACCGAAAGTGGATTAAGGCTGATGAGATGGCGCGGTGTTACACTTTGGCATTTATATCGAATGTTCTACAACATCAGCATCAATCTATGCCTTCTACCTATGATATAATGCaaaacctcaaagaaatgtttaGGGATCAAAATCATGCTGCTAGGCAAACTACTATgaaggaacttatgaatactactatGGCAGAAGGGACCCCAATAAGGTATCATGTTCTGAAGATAATTGGTCTTCTCAATGAGCTATAGATCCTTGGAGCTGAAATTGATGGGAAAACTCAAGTCGATATCATTCTCCAGTCACTGTCTAGCTCATTTAAGTAGTTTTGCCTAAATTATAACATgaataagctctcttactcattAGCAGAACTACTTAATGAGCTTCAAGCAGCTAAGGGCCTCATTAGGAAGCCAACTTTTGCTCTTATGACTGAGAAAGGTTCTTCTTCTGAGCCAAAAAGCCGAAAGAAGTAGAAAAAGGTTTAGAAACCATAGGGAGCTCCTCCAGTAGTACGTGGGCCGCAAGATGGAATGAAAAAGCCCACAGGCAAGTGTTTTCACTGCAAGCTGTGAGGGCACTGGAAAGcacaattgtaacgacctgcttaattaaatgggtttttttcttcttttatatactataacattctacatgctctgataccatgctgggggtaaacccaaccataaGCCTAAGAAGCAAGAAGTAGAAATCATATAAACTTAACCAtaaaccattacatacaatacaaaaccaataccagggTACTACcgtgttccccaaaatatacacatatcattgAATTCCCAATTTACCCTCAGCTAactagggcaaatacaaaaatcctccactgtactcactttgctgtcaAGGCACTATAGacacctctctacctgcgagcttgatctactcacctacctagatcacctgaaaaatgtttcaacactagaatgagccaacgctcagtaagaagaaatatgttattactagtgtgtggcaaatgagctactatatatcatgaaatttgttttcatataaacatgaataactaaaTACAAAAGTACAGTCcgaataataaaatacaccaaccctttccatgttgcttaacatagcagtattataggttataattcaaaatacttttagtgTATATAAGtatggtccctgtttctgtaaatctgtacatatgtaatagtaactgaaactattccctgtggctatctatgtcatgacttgccccctcatgacaaggttgtgtagcccgtaggctggatttaccctggctggccaactaggaataaatcactgaactccgtcaatcgatctgcccacctcaacccatatctggatggggagcctaacctcttcaagggcctaggtgatcgaccttaccacgtattatctgaataggtggttgcactcatggtaccgtgctttgtagctgcaagtccaatagggtttgataacatataatatatttttatacatatctaactgatttaccatgattctgaagtaatcgtaataaccGTGATACTGCATAActatactgtaattcatatattgtaatactgagaactgtaaaatcataacattgaattgcataatcataatactggaattcATGTAATTATGGTACTGagatctgtataatcatggtactaaaatccataaaatcatggtactaaaatttgcataatcataatactgaaattcgtaaaatcaggaaactaaatttgtaaaacatatctttgtaccatattcatattcacaagccacaccataccatactaaatacataattttcataattaaataaactgtataatgtttctaaaaatatctagcatagcatatttcccttaccttaactttgaaaagcacCTATGAGATATTAGCCTAACATccgcaaggcctcctacaaaacaccctgaaaccaacatatgttagaacataatatcagtattttcctgcctacattatttcctattaCTGCCATAAGGCCAAAATTAAGTTAAAAGGTCttatcttgaatttgggatgaaatccaactctattttcccaacgatctgctctggaaaatttgcagagaactccgccaggagtgtcatggtagtttcggatcatcgatccggcgactggtggggccgaaatcgaagagagaaggtagagagtggcatagagagagagaggcgtggtgaaaatgataaaaatcctgggtttccactatttatagggccaggtttgtcgacgagacacgtcacttcgtcgatgaatcctttagtaaattcgtcaatgaagccctatattcgttgacCAAATTCAGAGAAGCCCGAACCATCtatcagtatcttctcgtcgatgaaaccctgtattcatcgacaaaattctttaaacctttgtcgacgaaaccctgtgttcatcgacaaagccctagaaattttctgaattttttattcccctcaaaatgcaatgtccgcgttcgtcgacgaagtctacggcttccttctgtttctgtatctattttctctccctcttattattaaaatgctattattctttgggtcactacaacaATGTCTAGTTTATCTTTCCAAAAAgaacaacaaaggtatatctcATTCACCAGTAGTTAAACACATGTTTAGCAGTGATATCTACTAGTACCTGGTGTGTAGATACAAGAGCCACTAATCATGTTTGCAATTCTTTGCAAGGGTTCCAGAAAACCGGCCAGCTAGGTGATGGAGAGATTTACGTAAAGAGTGTCACTAGTTGCAGTAGGTGATATTCAcatttcttttggtagagataggattttagtattgaaagactctctttatgtaccttccattagaaggaaCTTGATTTCACTTTCCAAGTTGGTGGATAATGGATATTCCATTTATTTTAATGACTTagttgttattaagttaaataaatgGTTTATCTATTctggtacattggtggatggtctttatattattaatcatgctTCTCCTAtagtgcaactaaatgaattgaataacactaATAAACAACCATGTATGAGAAAGAAACCttctgaattgaaccaaacttatctttggtAAGTCTAGGTCATATTAATTTGAGTCGGATTTCAAGGCTGGTTCAAATGGGCCATTAGGTTCGttagaagtggaggcactaccAGTTTTTGAATCctgcttagaaggtaagatgaccaagcAGCACTTTTCGGCCAAAGGCTATAGAGAAAAAGAGGCATTAGAACTTGTTCACTCTGATTTGTGTGGCCCAATGAATATCTAGGCTAAAGGTGGATTTGAGTATTTCTTGACATTCATTTATGATTTCTCAAGGTATgtgtatatttatttgatgcatcataagtctgaatgctttgaaaaattcaaggtatttaaggtaGAAACAGAGAAGCGtcagggtaaatgtatcaagacactacgaTCTAATCGTGGTGGCGAGTACCTCTTAGGAGAATTTGTGAATTACTTATCATAGGAGGGAATTGAATCCCAATTTTCTGCACCTGGTATGCCACAACAGAATGTTGTAGTAGAAAAAAGGAATAGGATTCTTATGGACATGGTCAGATCTGTGATGAGTTATTCAAAATTGCGTAATTCGTTTTGGGGGCACACACTAGAAACAATAGTCGGTATTATGAACTTAGTCCTATCTAAGTCAGTACCTACTACACCCATA
This window contains:
- the LOC131160946 gene encoding uncharacterized protein LOC131160946 — its product is MMKLVARGSVVATAGVLAGAGDIAEDWPRMGRLLWLNLDIVLIVEECKYVLTEVCPQKPNEGATDEETQAYRKWIKADEMARCYTLAFISNVLQHQHQSMPSTYDIMQNLKEMFRDQNHAARQTTMKELMNTTMAEGTPIRYHVLKIIGLLNEL